The Curtobacterium sp. MCSS17_015 genomic sequence CCGGGCTGCAGCGGGGTCCACACCGGACCGGGCGCGACCGAGTTGACCCGGATGCCCTTCGGCGCGAGCTGCTGGGCGACCGCCTCGGTGAAGAGCTTGATCGCGCCCTTCGACACGGCGTAGTCGATCTTGTCCGGCGACGGGGTGGACGCCTGGATCGAGCCGGTCGTCACGATCGTCGAACCGGGCTCGAGGTGCGGGACCGCCGCCTTCGTCAGCCAGAACAGCGAGTAGATGTTCGTCTTGAACGTCGAGTCGAACATCGAGGTGTCGAGGGTCAGGATGTCGTCGTTGCTGTCCATCCGGCCGGCGACCATGACGAGCGTGTCGAGGCCGCCGAGCTCGTCGACGCCCTTCTGCACGAGGTCGATGCAGTACTGCTCGTCCGAGATGTCGCCCGGGAACAGCACGGCCTTGCGACCCTCGCCCTCGAGCAGGTCGCGGACCTCCTCCGCGTCCTCCTGCTCGTCGGGCAGGTAGGAGAGCACCAGGTCGGCGCCCTCCCGGGACAGGGCGATCGCGGCGGCCCGGCCGATGCCGGAGTCGGCACCCGTGACGATGCCACGGAAGCCCTCCAGACGGCCCTTGCCGACGTAGCTCTGTTCTCCGTGGTCCGGCTTCGGGTCCATCTTCCACGCGGCCCCGGGCAACGACTGCTCCTGCTTCGGGAACGGCGGCACCGGGTAGAGGGTGGTCGGGTCCTTCTTCTCGTACTGGCTCATCGGTCCACTGTCCTCTCGGGCTACTGCAGTGCCGTGAAGGAGGCGTCGCGGACGAGCAGGGTCGTCGCGTCGCCGTCCACGGCCTGGTCGGGGTCGCTCGACAGGCCGAGGGACCAGGAGCCGCCGCCCGGACGCTCGGGGAGCGTGAACTCCACGGTCGTCTCGGAGGCGTTGAGCAGCAGTGCGATGCTGTCGTCGCCCTGCGCGAGCACCAGGATCACGGCGCGGTTCCCGCCGTCGGTCCAGTCGCCGTCCTCGAAGTCGTTCGCGTCCGCGCGGAGCACCTGCACGGTGGACGGCGAGATGCCGGGCGCGGTGCGGTACCACTCCGGGCGGAGCGCGACGTGCTGCTTGCGGAAGGCGATCGCCGCCGTCGTGAAGGCGAGCAGGTCCTGGTCGGCGGCAGCCCAGTCGAACCACGAGATCTCGTCGTCCTGGCAGTAGGCGTTGTTGTTGCCGCCCTGCGAGCGGGCGATCTCGTCACCACCGAGGATCATCGGCACGCCGGCCGAGAGCAGCAGGGTGCCGAGGAAGTTCCGGCGCTGGCGGTTGCGGTAGTCGTTGACGCTCTCGTCGTCGGTCGGGCCCTCGATGCCGCCGTTGAAGGAGGTGTTGTTGCTCTCGCCGTCGTTGTTGTCCTCGCCGTTCGCCTCGTTGTGCTTCTCGACGTACATCGTGAGGTCGGCCAGGGTGAAGCCGTCGTGGGCGGTGACGAAGTCCACCGAGCAGAGCGGCGACCGGCGCGAGCCCTCGTAGACGTCCGGGCTGCCGAGGACGCGCTGCACGGCGTCGCCGAGCGTGCCCTCGTCACCGCGCCAGAAGCTGCGCAGGTCGTCGCGGTACTTCCCGTTCCACTCCGACCAGTCGGCCGGGAACCCGCCGACCTGGTACCCGGCGGTGTCCCACGGCTCGGCGATCATCTTGACGTCGCGGAGCACCGGGTCCTGGTGGATGATGTCGAGGAACGCGGAGTGCTTCTCGGCCGAACCGTCCTGACGGGTCAGCGTCGTCGCCAGGTCGAAGCGGAAGCCGTCGACGTGCATCTCCTCGACCCAGTAGCGGAGCGAGTCCGTGATGAGCCCGAGCGCGGTCGGGTGCGACACGTTGAGGCTGTTGCCCGTGCCGGTGGTGTCGAAGTAGTTCGCCTCGTCGCCCTCGACCAGCCGGTAGTACGACTGGTTGTCGAGCCCCTTGAAGGACAGCGTCGGGCCCATGTGGTTGCCCTCGGCCGTGTGGTTGTAGACGACGTCCAGGATGACCTCGAGGCCCGCGGCGTGCAGGGCCTTCACCATCTCCTTGAACTCCGCGACCTGCTGGCCGGCGGTGCCCGACGCGGCGTACTCGTTGTGCGGGGCGAAGAAGCCGATGCTGTTGTATCCCCAGTAGTTGCGGAGGCCCTTGTCCTGGAGCGTGGAGTCCTGCACGAACTGGTGGATCGGCAGCAGCTCGACCGCGGTGACGCCGAGGTCGGTGAGGTGCTTGATCGCGGCCGGGTGTGCCAGGCCCGCGTAGGTGCCGCGGATCTCCTCGGGCACGTCGGGGTGCTGCTTGGTGAAGCCCTTGACGTGGACCTCGTACACGACGGTGTCGGCCAGGGGGGTCTCGAGGCGGGTGTCGCCCTCCCAGTCGAACGAGCGGTCGGCGACGACGGAGCGCGGCATGGCAGCGGCGGAGTCGGACTCGTCGATCTGGTCCGGCTCGTTCATGTCGTGGCCGAAGAGCTCCTGGCCCCACTGGTACTCGCCGTCGATCGCGGTGGCGTAGGGGTCGAGGAGGAGCTTCGCGGGGTTGTGCCGCAGGCCGTTCGCCGGGTCCCAGGCGCCGTGCACGCGGAAGCCGTAGCGGGTGCCGACGGTGACGTCCGGTACGACGTCGTGGAAGGTGTAGCCGGTGCGGTGGGTCAGCTCGGTCCGGTGCTCGGTGCCGTCGTCGTCGAAACGGCAGAACTCGACGCGTTCGGCGGTGCTGGAGAAGACGGCGACGTTGGCGCCGCCCTCGACGAGGGTCACGCCGAGCGGGTTCCGTGTGGAAGAGGTCATGCTCCGTTCTACCGGTCGGCGACTGAACCCGACGCCGATCGGCGTACCCCGTTCCCGTTCGGCTCGCCCCGGGGTGCCGCGACGAGCGACCCGCCGCGGTGCTCGCGCTTCGCGGACAGGCATGGGAACATCAGATCGTGACCCATCTGCGCCCGGAACCGGGGACCCCTGACGGGTTCCGTGCCGTGCGCCTGGAAGGCACGAGCGAGACCCGCCCCGCGGTCCTCGACGACACGTACGGCACCGGGGGCGGGATCGGCGACGAGCGGTCCGCCTTCCGCTACACCGGCGCCGGCGACGCCGACCTCTCGCTGAGCGGTTCCGCGGTGGAGGGGCGCCGCACCGGCACGATGGAGCCGCGGCCCACACACATCCTGTTCTGGATCGGGGACGGCACAGCGGTCATCGTCGACGAGGACGGCACGCGCACCGTGGTCCGACCCGGCCAGCCGTTCCTCCTCGCCGCCACGGTCCGGTACGGCTTCGAGGCCGCGACGAGCCGCGTCTCGATGCTCCACCTGTCCGACCGGTTGCTCCGCGCGGCGCTCGCCGCCGACGGCGCGCAGGTCGTCGGGCCGCTCCGGTTCCGCCGGACGGTCTCCGCGACCGAACTGGCCGACCTCCGGAGGGTGCTGCAGTCCCTCGGGCGGACCATCACCGACCCGGACGTCACCGGCCGCCAGCGCGCCGAGCTGAACCTCCGGGTCGCCCGGGTCGTCGTCGGGACCTTCCCCGTGGACGTGCCGGCGACCACGAGCAGCGAGCGGCTCCGGGACGCCCTGACCTACATCCAGGAGCACGCCCACACCGTCGTCACCCTGGCGGACATCGCCGCAGCCGCGGGCATGAGCGCGCGCGGGCTGCAGCAGTCCTTCAACCGCTCGGTCGGCGTCTCCCCGCTGTCGCACCTGCGGAACGTCCGGCTCGACGCCGTGCACGAGGAGCTCCTGGGCGCCGATCCGCTCTCGTCGTCCGTGGCGGAGGTCGCCCGGCAGTGGGGCTTCGCGCACCTGGGCCGGTTCTCCGGTGCGTACCGGGAACGGTTCGGGGAGCTGCCGAGCGCGACCCTGCGAGGCGGCGGCAGCGCCAGCAGCGGCTCCGACGACGGCGCGGGCAGCGCCGACGCCTGACCCGGTCGTCCGGCGACGGTCCGGAGGTGCCCCCTCGTCGGGCAGGCCCGTCGTCGGTGGGCCTGGCCGGTCAGGGCCGGTGCGCGTCGACCGCGGCCCGGGCTGCCCGGACCACCTCGGCGTCGGTCTCGAAGTGCCCGGTCCCCGCGTCGCCGGCGCCCATCGGCACGCCTCCGTGCGCGGCGTCGGCGAGCCGCTTGGCGGAGAGGTGCACGGCCGCCGCGCCCGCGTCGAGGAGCACGGGGACGTCGGCCGGGGTGACGCCGGCACCCGCCATGACCTGCACGTCCCCGGCCACGGCGACCATCCGCGCGATGGTGTCCGCACCGACGAGCGCGGTCGCGGCACCGCCCGAGGTCAGGACGCGGGTCAACCCGAGGGCGCCGAGCCCCGCGGCTGCCGTGACCGGGTCGGCAGCGTGGTCGATCGCCCGGTGCAGCGTCACCTCGGCGTCGGGGCGCTCGGAGCGTGCGGCGTCGACGAACCGCGCGAGCGCACCGGTGTCGAGTGTTCGGTCCCGGCGGAGGGCGCCGACGACCACGCCGGCTGCACCGGAGCGCAGGACGGCGACGAGTTCGCGGACCATGAGCTCGACCTCGTCGGTGTCGTGCACGAAGCCGCCCGGACGGCACCGGACGAGGACGTGCACCGGCGGACCCGCCGCGACGGCCGCCTCGACGAGCCCCTGCGACGGGGTCAGCCCGCCGAGTTCGAGTGCGCTGCAGAGCTCGACCCGGTCGGCACCGCCGGCGAGGGCCACCGCGGCACCGACGGGGGAGGTGACGGCGATCTCGAGCGCTCGGGCGCTCACGCGTGGGCTCCGAGCCGCCGGTCGGACGCCGGGATGACCCGGGCGGACAGGTCCGGCGGTTCCGGGAAGGTCCGGTCGAAGGGGAACACCGGCCGCTCGATCCGGTGGTGGCCGAGGCGCTCGAGGTCCTGGTCGACGCCGCCCGGGGTGAGCGCGAGCATCCAGTCGGCCGCCATGTCGTACAGCTCCGGTTCCAGGTAGCCGATCTTCACGACGACCAGGTCGGCGCTGTGCGGGTCGAGGTCCAGGTCGGTGAAGTCGTGCTCGTGGTGGTACGGCTTCCGGAGCTCGGTGAGGATCGCGAAGACGCTGCCGACCTGGAGGACGACCTCGGTCCGGGCGTTCCGGTCGCCGTGCTTGACCGCGTGCACCCGCCCGGTCATCGTCAGTGGTCCGGCGTGCAGGTCGTCGACCTCGGCTCCTGCGGTGACGGTGACGGTCGCGCCGACGCCGGCCTCGACACACGTGGCGACCGCGGCCGGACCGGGGACGCTGGCGTAGAGCACGACCGGGCCGTCGTCACTCCGGAACTCGTCGCGGGCGAGCAGCTGGGTCAGGCCCCACGTCATGTCGCCCGAGCCGCCGGCGGTCGGGTTGTCGCCGGAGTCGGACACGAAGTACGGGCGTGCGGCTCCGGGGGCGAGGGCGGCGGCGAGGCACTCGTCGAACGACCCGGTCGGGGCGACGAAGGCGAAGTCCTCGCGGGCGTCCCAGAAGGCCCGTGCCAGGCGTTCGGCTCCGGCCGTGACCGCGCGCTCGTCCCATCCGGTGACGACGGTGACGGCACGGTTCCGCGGCTGGTCCGCCCAGGCGTACCCGACCCAGATCGCGGCGTCGAGCACGCCCTCGCCTCGTTCGACGTCGGACACCTGCGCGTACACGGACGCGGCGGGCTCGATGCGGGTCGAGGTCTTCTCACCGGGCAGCAGGACCGGGATCGGGATCCAGGCCTTGACCGGCCGCTGCGCCCCGACGGGACGGGTGGTGAGCACGTCGACGAGGTTGCGGACCGCGCGCTCCTTGGTCTCCATGGCGTCCTCGTGCGGCGCCATCCGGTAGCAGG encodes the following:
- a CDS encoding SDR family oxidoreductase; amino-acid sequence: MSQYEKKDPTTLYPVPPFPKQEQSLPGAAWKMDPKPDHGEQSYVGKGRLEGFRGIVTGADSGIGRAAAIALSREGADLVLSYLPDEQEDAEEVRDLLEGEGRKAVLFPGDISDEQYCIDLVQKGVDELGGLDTLVMVAGRMDSNDDILTLDTSMFDSTFKTNIYSLFWLTKAAVPHLEPGSTIVTTGSIQASTPSPDKIDYAVSKGAIKLFTEAVAQQLAPKGIRVNSVAPGPVWTPLQPGSDDAETVSTFGQQSPFGRPGQPAELGAAYVHLVSPESSYQSGSTITVAGGTPAF
- the glgX gene encoding glycogen debranching protein GlgX, whose protein sequence is MTSSTRNPLGVTLVEGGANVAVFSSTAERVEFCRFDDDGTEHRTELTHRTGYTFHDVVPDVTVGTRYGFRVHGAWDPANGLRHNPAKLLLDPYATAIDGEYQWGQELFGHDMNEPDQIDESDSAAAMPRSVVADRSFDWEGDTRLETPLADTVVYEVHVKGFTKQHPDVPEEIRGTYAGLAHPAAIKHLTDLGVTAVELLPIHQFVQDSTLQDKGLRNYWGYNSIGFFAPHNEYAASGTAGQQVAEFKEMVKALHAAGLEVILDVVYNHTAEGNHMGPTLSFKGLDNQSYYRLVEGDEANYFDTTGTGNSLNVSHPTALGLITDSLRYWVEEMHVDGFRFDLATTLTRQDGSAEKHSAFLDIIHQDPVLRDVKMIAEPWDTAGYQVGGFPADWSEWNGKYRDDLRSFWRGDEGTLGDAVQRVLGSPDVYEGSRRSPLCSVDFVTAHDGFTLADLTMYVEKHNEANGEDNNDGESNNTSFNGGIEGPTDDESVNDYRNRQRRNFLGTLLLSAGVPMILGGDEIARSQGGNNNAYCQDDEISWFDWAAADQDLLAFTTAAIAFRKQHVALRPEWYRTAPGISPSTVQVLRADANDFEDGDWTDGGNRAVILVLAQGDDSIALLLNASETTVEFTLPERPGGGSWSLGLSSDPDQAVDGDATTLLVRDASFTALQ
- a CDS encoding AraC family transcriptional regulator — encoded protein: MTHLRPEPGTPDGFRAVRLEGTSETRPAVLDDTYGTGGGIGDERSAFRYTGAGDADLSLSGSAVEGRRTGTMEPRPTHILFWIGDGTAVIVDEDGTRTVVRPGQPFLLAATVRYGFEAATSRVSMLHLSDRLLRAALAADGAQVVGPLRFRRTVSATELADLRRVLQSLGRTITDPDVTGRQRAELNLRVARVVVGTFPVDVPATTSSERLRDALTYIQEHAHTVVTLADIAAAAGMSARGLQQSFNRSVGVSPLSHLRNVRLDAVHEELLGADPLSSSVAEVARQWGFAHLGRFSGAYRERFGELPSATLRGGGSASSGSDDGAGSADA
- a CDS encoding copper homeostasis protein CutC, which produces MSARALEIAVTSPVGAAVALAGGADRVELCSALELGGLTPSQGLVEAAVAAGPPVHVLVRCRPGGFVHDTDEVELMVRELVAVLRSGAAGVVVGALRRDRTLDTGALARFVDAARSERPDAEVTLHRAIDHAADPVTAAAGLGALGLTRVLTSGGAATALVGADTIARMVAVAGDVQVMAGAGVTPADVPVLLDAGAAAVHLSAKRLADAAHGGVPMGAGDAGTGHFETDAEVVRAARAAVDAHRP
- a CDS encoding M81 family metallopeptidase — protein: MSETGTTASARRPVIAIAGLAIETSTFTPTRTPAAAFHPDRGDEVVARYDFLGPLSERAEFRGALIGHALPGGVVPRDDFEELSTEITDRLSAIAADTTIDGLWYDIHGAMVVEGLDDAEATLLERIRAVVGPDVVVSASMDLHGNVSRELAHQCDLITCYRMAPHEDAMETKERAVRNLVDVLTTRPVGAQRPVKAWIPIPVLLPGEKTSTRIEPAASVYAQVSDVERGEGVLDAAIWVGYAWADQPRNRAVTVVTGWDERAVTAGAERLARAFWDAREDFAFVAPTGSFDECLAAALAPGAARPYFVSDSGDNPTAGGSGDMTWGLTQLLARDEFRSDDGPVVLYASVPGPAAVATCVEAGVGATVTVTAGAEVDDLHAGPLTMTGRVHAVKHGDRNARTEVVLQVGSVFAILTELRKPYHHEHDFTDLDLDPHSADLVVVKIGYLEPELYDMAADWMLALTPGGVDQDLERLGHHRIERPVFPFDRTFPEPPDLSARVIPASDRRLGAHA